Proteins encoded in a region of the Rhizobium sp. CC-YZS058 genome:
- a CDS encoding acetolactate synthase 3 large subunit — protein sequence MQTTAAAGEETKTAQGMRMTGAEIVLQALKDNGVTDIFGYPGGAVLPIYDEIHQQEEINHILVRHEQGAGHMAEGYARSTGKVGVMLVTSGPGATNAVTPLQDALMDSIPLVCLSGQVPSTLIGSDAFQECDTVGITRPCTKHNWLVKDVNELAATIHEAFRIAQSGRPGPVLVDIPKDVQFATGTYTPPSAVRVQTSYQPKVQGDIKRIEEAVALMRSARRPVFYTGGGVVNSGPEASRLLRELVALTGFPITSTLMGLGSYPASGPAWLGMLGMHGTYEANMAMHDCDVMICVGARFDDRITGRLNAFSPNSKKIHIDIDPSSINKNVRVDIPILGDVGRVLEDMVRLWHAADDKPDTAKLAPWWEEIAGWRARKSLSYTPSKDVIMPQYALQRLYELTKDRDTYITTEVGQHQMWAAQFYGFEAPNRWMTSGGLGTMGYGFPAAIGVQVAHPDSLVIDIAGDASIQMCIQEMSCAVQYNLPVKIFILNNQYMGMVRQWQQLLHGNRLSNSYTEAMPDFVKLAEAYGGVGIRCEKPEELDQAIQRMIDSPAPVIFDCRVANLANCFPMIPSGKAHNEMLLPDEATDEAVATAIDAKGRQLV from the coding sequence ATGCAGACGACGGCAGCGGCGGGCGAGGAGACGAAGACCGCGCAGGGCATGCGGATGACGGGAGCCGAGATCGTTCTCCAGGCGCTGAAGGACAACGGCGTCACCGATATTTTCGGCTATCCCGGCGGCGCGGTCCTGCCGATCTATGACGAGATCCACCAGCAGGAGGAGATCAACCACATCCTGGTTCGCCACGAGCAGGGCGCCGGCCACATGGCCGAGGGCTATGCCCGCTCCACCGGCAAGGTCGGCGTCATGCTCGTCACCTCCGGCCCCGGCGCCACCAACGCCGTCACGCCGCTGCAGGATGCGTTGATGGATTCGATCCCGCTCGTCTGCCTGTCGGGCCAGGTTCCGAGCACGCTGATCGGCTCCGATGCCTTCCAGGAATGCGACACGGTGGGCATCACCCGGCCGTGCACCAAGCACAATTGGCTCGTCAAGGACGTCAACGAGCTCGCCGCCACGATTCACGAGGCCTTCCGCATCGCCCAGTCCGGCCGTCCCGGCCCGGTTCTGGTTGATATTCCGAAGGATGTCCAGTTCGCGACCGGCACCTACACGCCGCCGTCCGCGGTTCGCGTCCAGACCAGCTACCAGCCGAAGGTCCAGGGCGATATCAAACGGATCGAGGAAGCGGTTGCGCTGATGCGGTCGGCCCGTCGCCCGGTCTTCTATACGGGCGGCGGCGTCGTCAACTCAGGCCCGGAGGCCTCGCGTCTCCTGCGCGAGCTGGTTGCGCTCACCGGTTTTCCCATCACCTCGACCCTGATGGGCCTCGGTTCCTATCCGGCCTCCGGCCCCGCCTGGCTCGGCATGCTCGGCATGCACGGCACTTACGAGGCCAATATGGCGATGCATGATTGCGACGTCATGATCTGCGTCGGCGCGCGCTTCGACGACCGCATCACCGGCCGTCTGAATGCCTTCTCGCCCAATTCGAAGAAGATCCACATCGACATCGATCCCTCGTCGATCAACAAGAACGTCCGCGTCGACATTCCGATTCTGGGCGATGTCGGGCGGGTTCTGGAGGATATGGTGCGGCTCTGGCACGCTGCGGACGACAAGCCGGATACGGCGAAACTCGCGCCCTGGTGGGAGGAAATCGCCGGTTGGCGTGCTCGCAAGTCGCTTAGCTATACGCCGAGCAAGGACGTCATCATGCCGCAATATGCGCTGCAGCGTCTCTATGAACTGACGAAGGATCGCGACACCTACATCACCACGGAAGTCGGTCAGCACCAGATGTGGGCGGCGCAGTTCTATGGCTTCGAGGCGCCCAATCGCTGGATGACCTCGGGCGGCCTCGGCACCATGGGCTATGGTTTCCCGGCGGCGATCGGCGTGCAGGTCGCCCATCCCGACAGCCTCGTTATCGACATCGCCGGCGACGCCTCGATCCAGATGTGCATTCAGGAAATGTCCTGCGCCGTTCAGTACAATCTGCCGGTCAAGATCTTCATCCTGAACAATCAATACATGGGCATGGTGCGCCAGTGGCAGCAGCTGCTGCATGGCAACCGCCTGTCGAACTCCTACACCGAGGCGATGCCCGACTTCGTCAAGCTGGCCGAGGCCTATGGGGGCGTCGGCATCCGCTGCGAGAAGCCGGAGGAACTCGACCAGGCGATCCAGCGGATGATCGACAGTCCGGCTCCGGTCATCTTCGACTGCCGCGTGGCCAATCTCGCGAACTGCTTCCCGATGATCCCCTCCGGCAAGGCGCACAATGAAATGCTCCTGCCGGACGAGGCGACCGACGAAGCCGTCGCCACCGCCATCGACGCCAAGGGCCGCCAGCTCGTTTGA
- a CDS encoding AbrB/MazE/SpoVT family DNA-binding domain-containing protein, protein MARTWLKHGAVVIPAALREAYGLKEGAELEVTDSGGEISLKPVLDSRRDAPSRRSLTSEEVLSIVRSFPKYEGPLVTDEMMHEAISRAAIEDWARLERQGHGQADD, encoded by the coding sequence ATGGCGAGAACGTGGTTGAAGCACGGTGCGGTCGTTATTCCCGCCGCGCTCCGTGAAGCCTACGGTTTGAAGGAGGGAGCCGAGCTGGAGGTGACCGACAGCGGAGGTGAGATCAGTTTGAAACCGGTCTTGGACAGCCGGAGGGATGCGCCCTCGCGCAGAAGCCTCACCTCTGAAGAGGTCCTTTCGATTGTTCGGAGCTTTCCGAAATACGAGGGGCCGTTGGTCACCGACGAGATGATGCACGAGGCCATCAGCCGTGCGGCGATCGAGGACTGGGCGCGGTTGGAGCGGCAGGGACATGGCCAGGCAGACGATTGA
- a CDS encoding type II toxin-antitoxin system VapC family toxin: MARQTIDTSILVRLFAQDDDVQFATAAGLFSSSDVVLLPTVLLETEWVLRSRYGFDRYRIHTLFNAVLDARNVFCRERQVIVLALDAYVRGMDFADALHVCLTEHGDDFITFDRRLVRLAKQYLEGARVELTP; this comes from the coding sequence ATGGCCAGGCAGACGATTGATACCAGCATCCTCGTCCGGCTGTTCGCACAGGATGATGACGTCCAGTTTGCGACTGCCGCTGGCCTTTTCTCAAGCTCCGATGTCGTGCTCCTTCCGACGGTGCTTCTGGAGACGGAATGGGTCTTAAGAAGCCGCTATGGTTTCGATCGGTACAGGATCCACACGCTGTTCAACGCCGTCCTCGACGCGCGGAATGTCTTTTGCAGGGAGCGACAGGTGATCGTGTTGGCGCTCGACGCCTATGTACGGGGCATGGACTTTGCTGACGCGCTGCATGTCTGCCTGACAGAACACGGCGACGACTTTATCACGTTCGACCGCAGGCTTGTGCGGTTGGCGAAGCAGTATCTAGAGGGCGCCCGCGTCGAGCTGACTCCCTGA
- the ilvN gene encoding acetolactate synthase small subunit — translation MNAHLQPTGSAYFIAKETEVDEKHTLSVLVDNEPGVLARVIGLFSGRGYNIESLTVSETEHEAHLSRITVVTRGTPHVLEQIKAQLERLVPVHRVVDLTVRANTLGHERPIEREVALVKVKGTGDNRAEMLRLADAFHAKVVDATVEHFIFEITGKSSKIDQFVAIMKPLGLIEVCRTGIAAMNRGAQGM, via the coding sequence ATGAACGCCCATCTCCAGCCGACCGGCTCTGCCTATTTCATCGCCAAGGAAACAGAGGTCGACGAGAAGCACACGCTGTCCGTGCTCGTGGACAATGAGCCGGGCGTGCTGGCCCGTGTGATCGGTCTGTTCTCCGGCCGCGGCTACAACATCGAGAGCCTGACGGTCTCCGAAACGGAGCATGAGGCGCATCTGTCGCGCATCACCGTAGTCACCCGCGGGACGCCGCATGTGCTGGAGCAGATCAAGGCGCAGCTCGAGCGGCTGGTGCCGGTGCATCGCGTCGTCGACCTCACGGTTCGCGCCAACACGCTCGGGCATGAGCGGCCGATCGAGCGCGAGGTGGCGCTTGTGAAGGTCAAGGGCACCGGCGACAACCGCGCGGAAATGCTGCGGCTGGCGGATGCCTTTCACGCAAAGGTGGTCGATGCGACCGTCGAGCATTTCATCTTCGAGATCACCGGCAAATCCTCGAAGATCGACCAGTTCGTGGCGATCATGAAGCCGCTCGGGCTGATCGAAGTCTGCCGCACCGGCATCGCGGCCATGAACCGCGGCGCACAGGGCATGTGA
- a CDS encoding aldo/keto reductase has translation MTTPLPTITFPNGRTVPALGQGTWRMGEDTADRASEIRSLNLGLDLGLTLIDTAEMYASGGSEEVVGAAIETRRDEAFLVSKVLPSNASREKTIRACENSLKRLRVEQIDLYLLHWRGNHPLSGTVEAFEQLKAEGKIAAWGVSNFDVEDLEELADMPAGGSVATDQVLYNLSRRGIEHDLLPYAAARSLPIMAYSPLDEGRLLPHPILAKIGRELDATPAQVALAFVLARPGIIAIPKTGSAERVKENHAALSLALTPAHHAALDEAFPPPATKRPLEMI, from the coding sequence ATGACCACCCCGCTGCCGACCATCACCTTCCCCAATGGACGCACCGTGCCGGCGCTCGGCCAGGGAACCTGGCGCATGGGCGAGGATACCGCCGACCGGGCGAGCGAGATCCGCAGCCTTAATCTCGGCCTCGATCTCGGGCTTACCCTGATCGATACGGCGGAAATGTATGCGAGCGGCGGCTCGGAAGAGGTCGTGGGCGCGGCGATCGAAACCCGCCGCGACGAGGCCTTCCTCGTCAGCAAGGTGCTGCCGTCCAACGCCAGCCGCGAGAAAACCATTCGCGCCTGCGAGAACAGCCTGAAGCGGCTGAGAGTCGAGCAGATCGATCTCTACCTGCTCCACTGGCGCGGCAACCATCCGCTGTCGGGCACGGTGGAGGCCTTCGAGCAGCTGAAGGCGGAGGGGAAGATCGCCGCCTGGGGCGTGTCCAACTTCGATGTCGAGGATTTGGAAGAGCTCGCCGACATGCCGGCCGGCGGCAGCGTCGCGACCGACCAGGTGCTCTACAACCTGTCCCGCCGCGGCATCGAGCACGACCTGCTGCCCTATGCCGCCGCGCGCTCCCTGCCCATCATGGCCTATTCACCGCTCGACGAGGGGCGGCTGCTGCCGCATCCGATACTGGCGAAGATCGGCCGGGAGCTCGACGCGACACCGGCGCAGGTCGCTCTGGCCTTCGTCCTTGCCCGTCCCGGCATCATCGCCATTCCGAAGACCGGCTCGGCCGAGCGCGTCAAGGAAAACCATGCGGCGCTCAGCCTCGCCCTGACGCCCGCCCATCACGCTGCCCTTGACGAGGCCTTCCCGCCACCGGCCACGAAGCGCCCGCTGGAGATGATCTGA
- a CDS encoding AbrB family transcriptional regulator — MSATINPQGLGRRSTPLQWAVLLVLSLLLAGAMELAGIPAALLMGPMVAGAIVGLNGGSIRLPRLLVFLSQALIGTMIAGSINAGIVTTFLGNWPLFLGVVLCVITMSTLSGYLISRLNILPGTTAIWGCSAGAATTMMVMAEAYGADARLVAFMQYLRVVFVAGAAALVARFWVGVDSAAPAIVWFPPIAPLSFAQTLLVALFAGMLGWRLRIPAGVLLLPFLFGGLLSISGLVTLHLPEWLLAISYALLGWNIGLGFTRTILQHARRVLLPTVASILILMAISGGLAFLLTRTAGIDPLTAYLATSPGGMDSIAIIAANSTVDLAFVMALQSARLLIVTAIGPALARFVATRSGKAPPRV; from the coding sequence ATGAGTGCCACGATCAACCCGCAGGGTCTCGGGCGGCGATCGACTCCGCTGCAATGGGCCGTGCTTCTGGTCCTGTCGCTGCTGCTCGCCGGCGCGATGGAGCTGGCCGGCATACCGGCCGCCCTGCTGATGGGGCCCATGGTGGCGGGGGCGATCGTGGGGCTCAATGGCGGCAGCATCCGCCTGCCGCGCCTTCTCGTCTTCCTGTCCCAGGCGCTGATCGGCACGATGATCGCCGGCTCGATCAATGCCGGTATCGTCACCACCTTTCTCGGCAACTGGCCGCTCTTCCTGGGCGTCGTCCTCTGCGTCATCACCATGAGCACGCTCAGCGGCTATCTGATCAGCCGGCTGAACATCCTCCCCGGGACCACAGCCATCTGGGGCTGCTCGGCGGGTGCGGCCACGACGATGATGGTGATGGCCGAGGCCTATGGGGCCGATGCCCGGCTCGTCGCCTTCATGCAATATCTGCGCGTGGTGTTCGTCGCGGGTGCCGCTGCCCTCGTCGCGCGGTTCTGGGTCGGGGTCGACAGCGCCGCGCCGGCCATCGTCTGGTTTCCGCCGATCGCGCCGCTCTCCTTCGCGCAGACGCTGCTGGTGGCACTGTTTGCCGGCATGCTCGGCTGGCGGCTGCGCATTCCGGCCGGCGTCCTGCTGCTTCCCTTCCTGTTCGGCGGCCTGCTGAGTATCTCCGGTCTCGTCACCCTTCATCTGCCGGAATGGCTGCTGGCGATCAGCTATGCGCTGCTCGGCTGGAACATCGGGCTCGGCTTCACCCGCACGATCCTGCAGCATGCACGCCGTGTCCTTCTGCCGACCGTGGCCTCCATTCTCATCCTGATGGCGATCTCCGGCGGTCTTGCCTTCCTGCTCACCCGAACCGCCGGTATCGACCCCTTGACCGCCTATCTCGCCACCAGCCCCGGCGGCATGGATTCCATCGCGATCATTGCCGCCAACAGCACTGTCGACCTCGCCTTCGTCATGGCGCTGCAGTCGGCGCGGCTGCTTATCGTCACGGCCATCGGTCCGGCGCTTGCACGCTTCGTCGCCACGCGGTCCGGCAAGGCTCCGCCGCGGGTCTGA
- a CDS encoding ATP-dependent RecD-like DNA helicase, with protein MEFAPQQDEALKAVSQWLKDGRTPLFRLFGYAGTGKTTLARHFAEHVDGDVIFAAFTGKAAQVLRSKGAKNAKTIHSLIYRPRGEEEVSDEETGKTSIAPMFSINRQSPVAKAALIIVDECSMVDEALGRDLMSFGTPILVLGDPGQLPPVSGGGYFTNDEPNYLLTEIHRQARDNPIIKLAMQVREGNEIMFGDYGAAQVIPKSAVTQSLVLDADQVLVGTNRTRRRYNSRLRELKGFTTEYPQSGDKLVCLRNDPAKGLLNGSLWQVMTSSKETVKPGINLMIRPEDDDMDRGAAKIKLLKTAFEDVEGEIPWSTRKRYDEFDYGYALTVHKAQGSQWNNVVLFDESWAFRDTRERWLYTAITRAAETLTIVR; from the coding sequence ATGGAATTCGCACCCCAGCAGGATGAAGCGCTGAAGGCCGTCAGCCAGTGGCTGAAGGACGGGCGCACGCCGCTGTTCCGGCTGTTCGGCTATGCCGGAACCGGCAAGACCACGCTCGCCCGTCATTTCGCCGAGCATGTCGATGGCGATGTGATCTTCGCCGCCTTCACGGGCAAGGCCGCCCAGGTGCTCCGCTCCAAGGGCGCCAAGAATGCGAAGACGATCCACTCGCTGATCTACCGGCCGCGCGGCGAGGAGGAGGTGTCCGACGAGGAAACCGGCAAGACCTCGATCGCGCCGATGTTCTCGATCAACCGCCAGAGCCCGGTCGCCAAGGCGGCCCTGATCATCGTCGACGAATGCTCCATGGTGGACGAGGCGCTTGGCCGCGACCTGATGAGCTTCGGCACGCCGATCCTCGTTCTCGGCGATCCCGGGCAGTTGCCACCCGTCTCGGGCGGTGGCTACTTCACCAATGACGAGCCGAATTACCTGCTGACCGAGATCCACCGGCAGGCGCGGGACAACCCGATCATCAAGCTTGCCATGCAGGTGCGCGAGGGCAACGAGATCATGTTTGGCGACTATGGCGCGGCGCAGGTGATCCCGAAGAGCGCGGTGACCCAGAGCCTGGTGCTGGACGCCGACCAGGTGCTTGTGGGAACCAACCGCACGCGGCGGCGCTACAACAGCCGGCTGCGTGAACTCAAAGGGTTCACGACCGAATATCCGCAGTCCGGCGACAAGCTGGTCTGCCTGCGCAACGACCCGGCCAAGGGGCTGCTCAACGGCTCGCTCTGGCAGGTCATGACCTCGTCGAAGGAAACGGTAAAACCCGGCATCAATTTGATGATCAGGCCGGAAGACGATGACATGGACCGCGGGGCGGCCAAGATCAAACTGCTGAAGACCGCCTTCGAGGATGTCGAGGGCGAGATCCCCTGGTCGACGCGCAAGCGCTATGACGAGTTCGACTATGGCTATGCCTTGACGGTCCACAAGGCGCAGGGCTCGCAGTGGAACAATGTCGTGCTGTTCGACGAGAGCTGGGCCTTCCGCGACACCCGGGAACGCTGGCTCTATACCGCGATCACCCGCGCCGCGGAAACCCTGACGATCGTGCGCTGA
- a CDS encoding pyridoxine 5'-phosphate synthase — MPATLSVNLNAIAMLRNRRDLPWPSVTGIGQQALEAGAGGLTVHPRPDQRHIRFSDLKPIRNLIDDLFPHAEFNMEGYPNAEFLALVEETQPEQVTLVPDDPAQATSDHGWDFRAQHALLKEVVGRLAGQGFRVSLFADGVPDREALEMARETGAARIELYTGPYGGCYDTPERAEEIAAQLGETARLASELGLGINAGHDLTVDNLPRLVRHVPQLAEVSIGHGLTADALIYGMSETVRRFRRACGQTV; from the coding sequence ATGCCCGCCACGCTGTCCGTCAATCTCAATGCCATCGCCATGCTGCGCAATCGGCGCGATCTCCCCTGGCCGTCCGTGACCGGAATCGGTCAGCAGGCCCTGGAGGCGGGCGCGGGCGGCTTGACGGTTCATCCCCGGCCGGACCAGCGCCATATTCGCTTTTCCGATCTAAAACCGATCCGTAACCTGATCGACGATCTGTTTCCCCATGCCGAATTCAACATGGAAGGCTATCCCAACGCCGAGTTCCTGGCGCTCGTCGAAGAGACCCAGCCGGAACAGGTGACGCTGGTGCCGGACGATCCGGCGCAGGCCACGTCCGACCATGGCTGGGATTTTCGCGCGCAGCACGCGCTCCTGAAAGAGGTCGTCGGGCGGCTGGCAGGGCAGGGGTTCCGTGTATCGCTCTTTGCCGACGGCGTGCCGGACCGCGAGGCGCTGGAGATGGCGCGCGAGACCGGCGCGGCCCGGATCGAACTGTACACCGGCCCTTATGGCGGCTGCTATGATACGCCCGAGCGCGCCGAGGAGATCGCCGCGCAACTGGGGGAGACCGCCCGGCTTGCAAGCGAGCTGGGCCTCGGCATCAATGCGGGGCACGACCTGACGGTCGACAACCTGCCGCGCCTGGTGCGCCATGTTCCGCAGCTGGCGGAAGTGTCGATCGGCCACGGACTGACCGCCGATGCGCTCATCTACGGCATGAGCGAAACGGTACGCCGTTTCCGCCGCGCCTGCGGCCAGACCGTGTAA
- a CDS encoding SDR family oxidoreductase, giving the protein MTRFLVTGASGQFGRLVLDSLLASGRLAPGDLVAATRDPGKLSAYADRGVTVRPIDFDREETLAAGFDGIDTALIISTDALGEEGKRLGQHRRAVAAAAKAGLRRLLYISLPNAENSAVSFAPDHLGTEAAIKASGLAYTILRNSWYMENLFMSLPAALASGQWYSAAGDGRIPYVARADLAAAAAGAMLTDPGRNDILTLTGPVSYTVSDVAALVSEATGKPLSVVPVTDEQLAEGMAAGGVPAPFIPTLVSFDRAARLGQFDVVTGDVERLSGRKPQSLAAFLQGNKGAFGG; this is encoded by the coding sequence ATGACCAGATTTCTCGTGACCGGCGCATCCGGCCAGTTCGGCCGCCTCGTGCTCGATTCTCTTCTTGCCTCCGGCCGGCTTGCGCCCGGCGATCTCGTCGCCGCGACCCGCGATCCTGGCAAGCTGTCCGCCTATGCGGATCGGGGCGTGACCGTTCGCCCGATCGATTTCGACCGTGAGGAGACGCTCGCCGCAGGATTCGACGGGATCGACACGGCGCTGATCATTTCCACGGATGCGCTGGGCGAGGAGGGCAAGCGCCTCGGCCAGCATCGCCGGGCCGTGGCCGCCGCCGCGAAGGCAGGCCTACGCCGCCTTCTCTATATTTCCCTGCCCAATGCAGAAAACTCGGCCGTCTCTTTCGCGCCCGATCATCTCGGCACGGAGGCGGCGATCAAGGCCTCCGGTCTCGCCTACACCATCCTGCGCAACAGCTGGTATATGGAAAACCTGTTCATGTCGCTGCCCGCCGCGCTCGCCAGCGGCCAGTGGTACAGCGCGGCCGGGGATGGACGCATCCCCTATGTCGCCCGCGCCGACCTCGCCGCCGCCGCCGCCGGCGCCATGCTGACGGATCCGGGACGGAACGACATCCTGACGCTGACCGGTCCGGTCTCCTATACGGTCTCGGACGTGGCAGCGCTGGTCTCTGAAGCCACGGGCAAACCCCTGTCCGTGGTACCGGTAACCGACGAACAACTTGCCGAGGGAATGGCGGCAGGCGGCGTGCCTGCGCCTTTCATCCCCACGCTCGTCTCCTTTGACCGCGCGGCCCGGCTTGGGCAGTTCGATGTCGTCACCGGCGACGTCGAACGCCTCTCCGGCCGCAAACCGCAATCGCTCGCAGCCTTCCTGCAGGGCAACAAGGGCGCATTCGGCGGCTGA
- a CDS encoding helix-turn-helix domain-containing protein translates to MDEERMILINGCSFSAENCPVRDVLGNVGGKWNTLMVQALAEKPMRFSALRRLIPDISQRMLTQTLRDLERDGYVERRVFPTKPPSVEYSLTPLGASFNAVLEPLVAWSAAHHAAIRDARARFDAA, encoded by the coding sequence ATGGATGAAGAGCGGATGATCCTCATCAATGGCTGCAGCTTCTCGGCCGAAAACTGCCCGGTCCGCGATGTGCTCGGCAATGTCGGAGGCAAGTGGAACACGCTGATGGTGCAGGCGCTCGCAGAAAAGCCGATGCGATTTTCCGCGCTGCGTCGCCTGATCCCCGATATTTCGCAGCGCATGCTGACGCAGACGCTGCGTGATCTGGAGCGGGACGGCTATGTCGAGCGGCGGGTTTTTCCCACCAAGCCGCCAAGCGTCGAATACAGCCTGACCCCGCTTGGGGCCTCGTTCAACGCGGTGCTGGAACCGCTTGTCGCCTGGTCCGCCGCCCATCACGCCGCCATTCGCGACGCGCGGGCGAGGTTCGACGCCGCTTAG
- a CDS encoding aspartate/glutamate racemase family protein — protein MRKIGLIGGMSFESSAVYYRMINEMVRSRLGSLHSAEVLLHSVDFQSIVDLQMAGRWPEAAERLAEVARGLENAGAGCVLICTNTMHLVAGEVQAAISVPLINIIDETGATIAAAGCSRPLLLATRYTMEHGFYAERMARAGVTVLTPEAEDRGIVHDIIFKELCAGTVKDDSREALHAIIARGKAAGADSVILGCTEICLILDPHTLALPGFDSTRIHADSAVDFALKDRLRAAA, from the coding sequence ATGCGCAAGATCGGCCTGATCGGGGGAATGAGCTTTGAAAGTTCGGCGGTCTATTACCGCATGATCAACGAGATGGTGCGCAGCCGGCTCGGTTCGCTGCACTCGGCCGAGGTTCTGCTGCATTCCGTCGATTTTCAGTCGATCGTCGATCTTCAAATGGCAGGCCGCTGGCCGGAGGCTGCCGAGCGGCTGGCCGAGGTCGCCCGCGGTCTTGAGAACGCGGGGGCCGGGTGCGTGCTGATCTGCACCAACACCATGCATCTGGTCGCGGGAGAGGTGCAGGCGGCGATCTCCGTGCCGCTCATCAACATCATCGACGAGACCGGCGCGACCATTGCCGCTGCGGGCTGCAGCCGCCCGCTGCTCCTTGCCACGCGCTATACGATGGAACACGGCTTTTATGCCGAGCGCATGGCCCGCGCAGGCGTGACCGTGCTGACACCGGAGGCAGAAGACCGAGGTATCGTCCACGACATCATCTTCAAGGAGCTCTGCGCGGGGACCGTCAAGGACGATTCACGCGAGGCGCTGCATGCCATCATCGCGCGCGGCAAGGCGGCCGGCGCGGACTCGGTCATCCTCGGCTGCACGGAAATCTGCCTGATCCTCGACCCCCACACCCTTGCCCTTCCCGGCTTCGACTCGACCCGGATCCACGCCGATTCTGCCGTGGATTTCGCGCTCAAGGATCGGCTGCGCGCCGCGGCCTAA
- a CDS encoding Lrp/AsnC family transcriptional regulator yields the protein MLDERDRKLLSLLQQNADLPVGELAERIHLSVSACSRRIQRLEESGHILRRVALLDRTTMGVPTTVFALIRTAHHSEEWMEDFRKAIRDVPEIVEVHRLTGNYDYILKIVLPRVEHYDVIYKALVRRIALFDVSASISMEVMKAGEAIPVDYAR from the coding sequence ATGTTGGACGAGAGGGATCGGAAGCTGTTGTCTCTGCTGCAGCAGAATGCCGATCTGCCGGTGGGAGAGCTCGCAGAACGCATTCATCTTTCCGTCTCGGCGTGTTCGCGGCGGATCCAGAGGCTGGAGGAGAGCGGGCATATCCTGCGCCGTGTGGCCCTGCTCGACAGGACCACCATGGGCGTGCCGACGACGGTCTTTGCGCTCATCCGCACGGCGCATCACTCGGAGGAGTGGATGGAGGATTTCCGAAAGGCGATCCGCGACGTGCCGGAGATCGTCGAGGTGCATCGGTTGACCGGCAATTACGATTACATCCTCAAGATCGTGCTGCCGCGCGTCGAGCATTACGACGTGATCTACAAGGCGCTCGTTCGCCGCATCGCCTTGTTCGACGTCTCCGCTTCGATCTCCATGGAGGTCATGAAAGCGGGCGAGGCGATCCCGGTTGACTATGCCCGCTAG
- a CDS encoding TetR/AcrR family transcriptional regulator C-terminal domain-containing protein produces MSSTQPDFSPRQNAVLDSALRLLVSGGEKALTTAGVARAANCSKESLYKWFGDRDGLLAAMIGFQASKVRTESAETAALDRESFAARLTVFARDLMDVLASDVSLALNRLAIGQASREGSHLGQALEESGRRQIRRRAGALLGKGREAGLIAYDDADEAYETLYGLIVTDLHLRLLLGAATAGDKDFGERAGRAVAAFLALYGREGKAGR; encoded by the coding sequence CTGTCGTCCACCCAGCCGGATTTTTCGCCGCGCCAGAACGCCGTTCTGGACAGCGCGCTCCGGCTTCTGGTGAGCGGCGGCGAGAAGGCGCTGACGACGGCGGGGGTGGCGCGCGCTGCCAACTGCTCGAAGGAAAGCCTCTACAAATGGTTCGGCGACCGCGACGGCCTGCTGGCCGCCATGATCGGGTTCCAGGCAAGCAAGGTCCGCACCGAAAGCGCCGAAACAGCCGCGCTCGATCGTGAAAGTTTTGCCGCGCGGCTGACCGTGTTCGCCCGCGATCTGATGGACGTGCTGGCAAGCGATGTGTCGCTGGCGCTCAACCGTCTGGCGATCGGCCAGGCGAGCCGGGAAGGCTCGCATCTCGGCCAGGCGCTCGAGGAAAGCGGCCGCCGGCAGATCCGCCGCCGTGCGGGCGCTCTGCTCGGCAAGGGCCGCGAGGCGGGCCTGATTGCCTATGACGATGCCGACGAGGCCTACGAGACCCTCTACGGCCTCATCGTGACCGACCTGCATCTGCGGCTGCTGCTCGGCGCCGCAACGGCAGGCGACAAGGACTTCGGCGAAAGAGCCGGGCGGGCGGTTGCCGCCTTCCTGGCGCTTTATGGCCGTGAAGGGAAGGCGGGCCGCTGA